In one window of Armatimonadota bacterium DNA:
- a CDS encoding 2-dehydropantoate 2-reductase — MTEPARRHIAIVGCGAMGALFGALLARVGHAVWTLDSRPECVSAVAAHGIVVEGAGGSFRVAANATTDPAEVSAPDFIFIFVKAYDTAAAAEAAAAFAGPETPVVTLQNGLGNVETLAARFGTERVIGGTTAHGATEVAPGRVRHAGIGPTIIGESPGARSARLEALAEVLRGAGIETETTADLDSAIWSKVVVNCGINAVGALTRLPNGALADDPGAAQVLRAAVEEAAAVAAAGGVTLAHDDPAAHTREVCRATAENLNSMLQDVLRRRRTEVDAINGAVARAGAAVGVATPVNAALAALVGAVERTYDRHITGFSGGSE, encoded by the coding sequence ATGACCGAACCGGCGCGGAGACACATTGCCATCGTCGGCTGCGGCGCCATGGGGGCGCTCTTCGGCGCGCTCCTCGCACGCGTCGGTCACGCCGTGTGGACGCTTGACAGCCGCCCGGAGTGCGTGAGCGCGGTTGCCGCGCACGGCATTGTCGTCGAGGGTGCAGGCGGCTCTTTCCGCGTCGCCGCCAATGCGACCACCGACCCCGCCGAGGTATCGGCGCCCGATTTCATCTTCATCTTCGTCAAGGCATATGACACCGCCGCCGCGGCGGAAGCTGCGGCGGCATTCGCAGGCCCGGAAACTCCTGTCGTCACGCTGCAGAACGGGCTGGGGAACGTGGAGACACTGGCGGCACGGTTCGGCACGGAGCGCGTGATCGGCGGCACGACGGCGCATGGCGCGACGGAAGTGGCGCCGGGACGCGTCCGCCATGCGGGCATCGGCCCGACGATCATCGGCGAGTCGCCTGGTGCTCGCAGCGCCCGGCTGGAGGCATTGGCCGAGGTCCTGCGCGGCGCCGGGATTGAGACCGAAACGACGGCCGACCTCGATTCCGCCATCTGGAGCAAGGTCGTGGTCAACTGCGGCATCAACGCCGTGGGGGCATTGACGCGTCTCCCCAACGGAGCGCTGGCCGACGACCCCGGCGCGGCACAGGTGCTGCGCGCGGCGGTCGAGGAGGCGGCCGCCGTGGCTGCGGCAGGAGGTGTGACCCTCGCCCACGACGATCCGGCAGCTCACACGCGGGAGGTCTGCCGCGCAACGGCAGAGAACCTGAACTCAATGCTCCAGGACGTGCTGCGCCGGCGGCGGACGGAGGTGGACGCGATCAACGGCGCAGTTGCGCGGGCAGGCGCCGCCGTCGGCGTCGCGACCCCCGTCAACGCCGCCCTAGCTGCTTTGGTCGGCGCAGTCGAGCGCACCTACGACCGCCACATCACCGGGTTCTCAGGAGGCAGTGAGTAG
- a CDS encoding DUF4962 domain-containing protein — translation MSNRAPQALEVGYLPPDGSTPAANPPAMAWLYEPEAAAYFLELSQDPDFPPDATLRIARTPYCLYTHTEPLAVGRWHWRYGLWTEQGERSDWSAPRSFLISPEAVVFPRPTVDSVRDMLPDHHPRLFLRPEQVAQLRLAAQGELAARWQALRSRADRYLEPELIPEPPPWTDGLWNAAEWRRNYGAVVKACNGIETMAFAYLISGEEKYARRVREWLLHIASWDPAGSTSIKVNDEAGMPILHITSRAYDWVH, via the coding sequence GTGTCTAACCGCGCGCCGCAAGCCCTCGAGGTCGGATACTTGCCTCCCGACGGCAGCACGCCCGCGGCCAACCCGCCCGCCATGGCGTGGCTGTACGAGCCCGAAGCCGCCGCGTATTTCCTCGAGTTATCACAGGATCCCGACTTCCCGCCCGACGCAACACTGCGAATTGCGCGCACGCCGTACTGCCTCTACACTCACACCGAGCCGCTGGCGGTTGGCCGGTGGCACTGGCGGTATGGCTTGTGGACCGAGCAAGGCGAGCGCTCCGACTGGAGCGCGCCCCGGTCTTTCCTCATCAGCCCCGAGGCGGTCGTCTTCCCCCGGCCGACTGTGGACTCCGTGCGCGACATGCTTCCGGACCACCATCCGCGGCTCTTCCTGCGCCCGGAACAGGTGGCGCAGTTGCGGCTGGCGGCGCAGGGCGAATTGGCCGCAAGATGGCAGGCTCTCCGGTCGCGTGCCGACCGTTACCTGGAGCCCGAGCTTATCCCCGAGCCCCCGCCGTGGACCGACGGCTTGTGGAACGCTGCCGAATGGCGACGCAACTACGGCGCGGTGGTCAAGGCCTGTAACGGAATCGAGACGATGGCCTTCGCCTACCTCATCAGCGGCGAGGAGAAGTACGCGCGGCGCGTTCGCGAGTGGTTGCTGCATATCGCGTCGTGGGATCCGGCGGGCAGCACGAGCATCAAGGTCAACGACGAGGCGGGGATGCCGATTCTGCATATCACCTCCCGCGCGTACGACTGGGTCCAT
- a CDS encoding dihydropteroate synthase, producing MITVVGERLNSTRDRVAAAIAARDEEFVRDEAIRQSQAGADFIDVNAAARVSQEIDDLKWMIGVVQDAVDAPPCIDSPDPKAIAAGLEAARGEAMINSITADPERAERLLPLVRERGARVVGLTMSEKGLPTTAADRRDLAVAIADLAAKHGVATDRLYIDPLVRPVSTEGGQGREFLEAVRAIRDSVPGVHVVCGLSNVSFGLPQRHLLNRTFLAMALAMGLDAAIVDPLDDALMATLRAGCALLGTDEYCAEYLSAHRAGLLR from the coding sequence ATGATCACCGTAGTTGGAGAGCGGCTCAATTCCACTCGCGACAGGGTAGCGGCCGCGATCGCGGCGCGCGACGAGGAGTTCGTGAGAGACGAGGCGATCCGCCAGAGTCAGGCGGGTGCGGATTTCATTGACGTCAATGCGGCCGCGCGCGTGTCGCAGGAGATTGACGATCTCAAGTGGATGATCGGGGTCGTGCAGGATGCGGTTGACGCGCCGCCGTGCATAGACTCACCCGACCCCAAGGCGATCGCGGCGGGCCTGGAGGCGGCGCGCGGTGAGGCGATGATCAACTCGATCACGGCCGACCCCGAACGGGCGGAGCGCCTCCTGCCGCTGGTGCGTGAGCGCGGCGCTCGGGTCGTCGGGCTCACGATGAGCGAGAAAGGGCTGCCGACGACGGCGGCGGACCGTCGCGACCTCGCGGTGGCGATCGCGGACCTCGCGGCGAAGCACGGTGTTGCGACTGACCGGCTGTATATTGACCCCCTGGTGCGCCCGGTGAGCACCGAGGGCGGGCAGGGGCGCGAGTTTCTGGAGGCGGTGCGCGCGATCCGCGATTCCGTGCCGGGAGTGCACGTCGTATGCGGCCTGAGCAATGTCTCCTTCGGGTTGCCTCAGCGGCACCTACTCAACCGGACGTTCCTGGCAATGGCGCTGGCGATGGGGCTGGACGCGGCGATTGTCGACCCGCTGGATGATGCTCTCATGGCCACCCTGCGCGCCGGCTGCGCGCTGCTGGGAACGGACGAGTACTGCGCGGAGTATCTGTCCGCGCATCGCGCAGGTCTGCTGCGCTGA
- a CDS encoding AAA family ATPase, translating to MIGVFVGSTEPYGGKSLVCIVLGLKLKQKGKRVGYFKPLGFLPARVEGQVVDEDAAFIRDVLELPDPLGELSPVIVNEELYRKAMAEDVGEGIRARIAQAYASLSQNREVMLVGGIGEVTVTGRALGAEARRLTDLLDCRALLVAPYKSERSVDGIFAAREALGERMAGLLLNDVPADRLPFVREEVVPYLEG from the coding sequence ATGATAGGAGTATTTGTCGGCTCCACGGAGCCCTATGGGGGCAAGAGCCTGGTCTGCATCGTACTCGGCCTCAAGCTCAAGCAAAAGGGGAAGCGAGTCGGCTACTTCAAGCCGCTTGGCTTCCTGCCCGCGCGCGTGGAGGGCCAGGTAGTTGACGAGGACGCGGCGTTCATCCGCGACGTGCTCGAGTTGCCCGACCCCCTGGGTGAGCTGTCGCCGGTCATCGTGAACGAGGAGCTATACCGTAAGGCGATGGCCGAGGATGTCGGCGAAGGCATCCGGGCGCGGATCGCGCAGGCGTATGCCAGCCTATCGCAGAACCGCGAGGTGATGCTGGTCGGCGGGATCGGCGAAGTGACGGTGACGGGCAGGGCGCTGGGGGCGGAGGCGCGGCGGCTCACCGACCTGCTGGACTGCCGTGCATTGCTCGTGGCCCCGTACAAGTCTGAGCGTTCCGTTGACGGCATCTTCGCGGCGCGGGAAGCGCTTGGCGAACGCATGGCGGGCCTGCTGCTGAACGACGTGCCGGCTGATCGCCTGCCGTTCGTGCGCGAGGAGGTGGTGCCGTACCTGGAGGGTG
- a CDS encoding DNA ligase, which yields MSLNEYHRKRDFRKTGEPKGKTQESRSKPRFVVQKHDASRLHYDFRLEMEGVLKSWAVPKGPSLAPKDKRLAVMVEDHPIEYADFEGAIPQDEYGAGTVMIWDEGTYDVAGDIPAPEALRKGELKVHLNGSKLKGGYVLVRTKWRGEDKNWLLIKEKDDQAKPGGDVLRDEPDSARTGRSMDQIAADAK from the coding sequence ATGAGCCTGAATGAGTATCACCGCAAGCGGGACTTCCGCAAGACCGGCGAGCCCAAGGGCAAGACGCAAGAGAGCAGGAGCAAACCGCGTTTCGTCGTCCAGAAGCACGACGCCAGCCGCCTGCACTATGACTTCCGCCTCGAAATGGAGGGCGTGCTCAAGAGCTGGGCGGTGCCCAAGGGGCCGAGCCTGGCCCCGAAGGACAAGCGCCTCGCCGTGATGGTCGAGGATCACCCCATCGAGTACGCCGATTTCGAAGGCGCGATTCCGCAGGACGAATACGGCGCGGGCACGGTCATGATCTGGGACGAGGGAACCTACGATGTGGCAGGCGACATCCCGGCACCCGAGGCGCTCCGGAAAGGCGAGTTGAAGGTTCATCTCAACGGTAGCAAGCTCAAGGGTGGCTACGTCCTCGTGCGCACCAAGTGGCGCGGCGAAGACAAGAATTGGCTCCTCATCAAGGAGAAAGACGACCAGGCCAAGCCCGGCGGCGATGTCCTGAGGGATGAGCCGGACTCCGCCCGCACCGGCCGCAGCATGGATCAGATCGCGGCGGATGCCAAGTAA
- a CDS encoding CPBP family intramembrane metalloprotease yields the protein MGDLGKHRQLSDSILIRSWKRIPLVVRSIVVGFLVYAITGAVIWALVLAVIPAPWSLAVMLGVLVVFWKYFSGDWGHKKTAESRRRYFRGTKLPTNTWIWSMAAAMLAVVAVEAGFVITFRAVQFPADEWALGYDFSSFPTWLVWLYIVMAACVAGITEEVGFRGYMQSPIEGRYGPVVGVAAVSIVFTVIHLNQAWAPPVLIVIFSISVLWGILAYASRSLIPGVVSHIAADIINFSYWWTDVAGKFERQPISQTGIDAHFVWWVLILLAALVLFAWTARKTLESHNESPQ from the coding sequence ATGGGAGATCTCGGAAAGCATCGCCAGTTGTCAGATTCAATACTGATCAGATCTTGGAAACGCATACCACTGGTTGTGCGATCCATAGTCGTAGGGTTTCTGGTCTACGCGATTACCGGTGCTGTCATTTGGGCACTCGTATTGGCTGTGATACCGGCACCGTGGTCTTTGGCTGTTATGCTTGGTGTACTGGTGGTCTTTTGGAAGTACTTCAGCGGAGATTGGGGGCACAAGAAGACGGCTGAGAGCCGCAGAAGGTACTTCCGTGGGACAAAGCTGCCCACAAACACGTGGATCTGGAGCATGGCTGCGGCGATGCTCGCTGTGGTTGCAGTTGAAGCTGGCTTTGTCATCACTTTTCGGGCAGTTCAGTTTCCGGCGGATGAGTGGGCTTTGGGATACGATTTCAGTTCTTTCCCAACCTGGTTGGTCTGGCTGTACATCGTGATGGCCGCATGTGTCGCAGGTATTACCGAGGAAGTGGGTTTCCGTGGATACATGCAGTCGCCGATCGAGGGTCGATACGGCCCCGTTGTCGGGGTGGCGGCGGTTTCAATCGTGTTTACGGTGATACATCTCAACCAGGCCTGGGCGCCGCCGGTCTTGATCGTTATCTTCTCGATAAGCGTACTGTGGGGAATCCTTGCCTACGCTTCTCGTTCGCTCATACCGGGAGTCGTGAGCCACATTGCCGCGGACATCATCAACTTCTCTTACTGGTGGACGGATGTGGCAGGCAAGTTCGAGAGACAACCGATTTCCCAAACGGGGATCGATGCACACTTCGTTTGGTGGGTTCTGATTCTACTAGCAGCTCTCGTTTTGTTTGCTTGGACTGCTCGAAAGACTCTGGAATCCCACAATGAGTCGCCGCAGTGA
- a CDS encoding DUF202 domain-containing protein, producing MADRQSVPDEPAGITRDHLANERTLLAWTRTALAAAALGFVIAKLRLDSATIVAVTASDHAVSPWAGAAFVLAALAMQIIGIWRYIDLRVRLRGHPFRPLGWAMIALSIGIAAAILLLFVYLVITWPRA from the coding sequence ATGGCGGACAGGCAATCCGTGCCGGACGAGCCGGCGGGAATCACCCGCGACCACCTCGCCAACGAGCGCACCCTGCTCGCGTGGACCCGCACCGCGCTCGCGGCGGCGGCACTCGGGTTTGTCATCGCGAAGCTGCGACTCGACTCCGCGACCATCGTCGCCGTGACCGCGAGCGATCACGCCGTCTCGCCGTGGGCCGGCGCGGCATTCGTCCTCGCCGCCTTGGCCATGCAGATCATCGGCATCTGGCGCTACATAGACTTGCGCGTTCGACTGCGCGGCCATCCGTTCCGTCCCCTGGGATGGGCAATGATCGCGCTCAGCATCGGCATCGCCGCCGCCATACTCCTGCTCTTCGTCTATCTCGTCATAACCTGGCCGCGCGCCTAG
- the rimI gene encoding ribosomal protein S18-alanine N-acetyltransferase, protein MTLADLDRVVAIERRSFPTAWRREAYERELLNANARYLVAKVGEQVVGYAGMWVIPPEAHITTVAVEPEHRRRGIGERLLVALLESAQDMGASRVTLEVRESNAVARALYEKYGFEAVAYMRAYYPDTREDAVVMWLNPLPPAWRPPTDDAASGGEP, encoded by the coding sequence ATGACGCTCGCGGACCTCGACCGCGTCGTCGCCATCGAAAGGCGATCCTTCCCGACCGCGTGGCGGCGCGAGGCCTACGAGCGCGAGCTTCTCAATGCCAACGCGCGCTACCTCGTAGCGAAGGTCGGCGAGCAAGTCGTCGGTTACGCCGGCATGTGGGTCATCCCACCGGAAGCCCACATCACGACTGTCGCCGTCGAGCCCGAGCACCGGCGCCGCGGCATCGGCGAGAGACTTCTCGTCGCGCTGCTCGAATCAGCTCAGGACATGGGCGCCTCCCGCGTCACCCTCGAGGTGCGCGAATCAAACGCCGTCGCGCGCGCCCTGTATGAGAAATACGGCTTCGAGGCCGTCGCGTACATGCGCGCCTACTACCCCGACACCCGTGAGGACGCGGTCGTCATGTGGCTCAACCCGCTGCCGCCCGCCTGGCGTCCGCCGACCGACGACGCGGCATCCGGAGGCGAACCATGA
- a CDS encoding acetate--CoA ligase family protein, producing the protein MLEHFFQPNSVAVIGASTDPAKVGHAVFRNMISSGFRGVVYPINPNAESLLGHECYPSVAEVPSDVDMAVIVVPAKFVPAVMRQCGEKGIDSVIIISAGFKETGPEGAQLEREVGGIAREHGIRVLGPNCLGLITPRFGVNASFAPGMPQAGNVSLMSQSGALATAILDWALEQGVGFSKFVSFGNGVDVETLELLRAWKDDEDTSVIVAYIEGLRDGAEFMRIAREVTAVKPVIILKSGGTAAGARAVSSHTGSLAGSEQAYDAAFRQTGVIRAHSISELFDYALAFAYQPLPEGPAMAIVTNAGGPGIMATDACERSGILHLASPEKATVERLREKLPPASNFYNPIDVLGDADAARYRFAMESVLADANVNAVVPLLAPQAMTEVEHTARAIYEAAAADAKPVLACMMGGHRMRAGDRLLDEHRIPSYAYPEQAVGALAAMVRYRQWLGEPAPEAVEFAADRSKVKQVFDAVRAQSRVNLGEVEAREVLSAYGFRVPEARLAHSAEDAVQMAEEIGYPVVMKISSPDILHKSDIGAVRVNISGPEQVADTFDLIMLRAQRYMASAQLRGVLVQEMIRGGKEVILGASRDPQFGSRILFGLGGIYVEVLKDVAFRVAPVDRRHARGMLEEIRASALLGGVRGERPADTDAIVEALLRLSQLTLDYPEILEMDINPLAALEPGRGVVAIDSRITIAEQEGGSAAHGG; encoded by the coding sequence ATGCTAGAGCACTTCTTTCAACCGAACTCAGTGGCGGTGATCGGAGCCTCAACCGACCCGGCCAAAGTCGGCCACGCCGTGTTTCGCAACATGATCTCGTCCGGCTTCAGGGGTGTCGTCTATCCCATCAACCCGAACGCGGAAAGCCTGCTGGGGCACGAGTGCTACCCAAGCGTCGCCGAGGTGCCGAGCGACGTGGACATGGCCGTGATCGTCGTGCCCGCCAAGTTCGTGCCCGCGGTCATGCGCCAGTGCGGGGAGAAGGGCATAGACTCGGTCATCATCATCAGCGCCGGCTTCAAGGAAACTGGGCCGGAGGGCGCGCAGCTGGAGCGCGAGGTCGGGGGCATCGCGCGCGAACACGGCATCCGGGTGCTCGGGCCGAACTGTCTCGGCCTGATCACGCCGCGCTTTGGGGTCAACGCGTCTTTTGCTCCCGGCATGCCGCAGGCGGGTAACGTGTCGTTGATGTCGCAGTCCGGAGCGCTTGCGACGGCGATCCTCGACTGGGCGCTGGAGCAAGGCGTCGGTTTCAGCAAGTTCGTGAGCTTCGGCAACGGGGTCGACGTTGAAACGCTGGAGCTGCTGCGGGCATGGAAAGACGACGAGGACACGTCCGTCATTGTCGCTTACATCGAAGGCTTGCGCGACGGCGCCGAGTTCATGAGGATCGCGCGCGAGGTCACCGCGGTCAAGCCGGTGATCATCCTCAAGTCCGGAGGCACGGCGGCGGGCGCGCGCGCGGTGTCGTCGCACACCGGCAGCCTCGCCGGTTCGGAGCAGGCCTATGACGCGGCGTTCCGCCAGACGGGAGTGATCCGCGCTCACTCGATCAGCGAGTTGTTCGATTACGCGCTTGCCTTCGCCTATCAGCCGCTGCCGGAGGGGCCGGCGATGGCGATCGTCACCAATGCGGGCGGGCCCGGCATCATGGCGACGGACGCGTGCGAGCGCAGCGGGATTCTCCATCTCGCGTCGCCGGAGAAGGCCACCGTGGAGCGCCTGCGCGAGAAGCTGCCGCCGGCATCGAACTTCTACAATCCGATCGACGTGCTCGGCGACGCGGACGCGGCGCGCTACCGATTCGCGATGGAGAGCGTGCTGGCGGACGCCAACGTCAACGCGGTGGTGCCGCTGCTCGCGCCGCAGGCGATGACCGAGGTGGAGCACACGGCACGGGCCATCTACGAGGCGGCCGCGGCGGATGCGAAACCGGTGCTGGCGTGTATGATGGGCGGGCATCGGATGCGCGCCGGCGACCGTCTGCTCGACGAGCATCGCATCCCGTCGTACGCGTATCCCGAGCAAGCGGTGGGCGCGCTCGCGGCGATGGTTCGTTACCGGCAGTGGCTGGGCGAGCCCGCGCCGGAGGCAGTCGAGTTCGCGGCGGACCGGAGCAAGGTCAAGCAGGTCTTCGACGCGGTGCGGGCGCAGTCGCGTGTGAACCTCGGGGAGGTCGAGGCGCGGGAGGTGCTGTCCGCGTACGGCTTCCGCGTTCCCGAGGCACGGCTGGCGCACTCGGCGGAGGATGCGGTGCAGATGGCGGAGGAGATCGGTTATCCCGTGGTGATGAAGATCTCGTCGCCGGACATCCTGCATAAGTCAGACATTGGCGCGGTGCGGGTGAATATCTCGGGGCCGGAACAGGTGGCAGACACGTTCGACCTCATCATGCTGCGGGCGCAGCGCTACATGGCGAGTGCGCAACTGCGCGGGGTACTGGTGCAGGAGATGATACGCGGGGGCAAGGAAGTGATCCTGGGGGCGAGCCGCGACCCGCAGTTCGGATCGCGCATCCTGTTCGGCCTAGGCGGGATCTACGTCGAGGTGCTGAAGGACGTCGCGTTCCGCGTCGCCCCGGTTGACCGGCGTCACGCCCGAGGAATGCTCGAGGAGATCAGGGCGTCGGCGCTCCTCGGCGGCGTGCGCGGCGAGCGACCTGCCGACACCGATGCGATCGTCGAGGCGCTGCTGCGTCTATCGCAGTTGACGTTGGACTACCCCGAGATCCTGGAGATGGACATCAATCCCCTGGCGGCGCTGGAGCCGGGCCGGGGGGTGGTCGCCATTGATTCCCGCATCACTATTGCGGAGCAGGAGGGCGGTTCGGCCGCTCACGGAGGCTAA
- the gatA gene encoding Asp-tRNA(Asn)/Glu-tRNA(Gln) amidotransferase subunit GatA — MLLTAAEAGRLIAARELSSVELTRACLERMRTVEGDVHAFVRVTDDLALSQAAEIDRRMAAGENLGPLAGVPIALKDILCTRGVPTTCCSRILENYVPPYDATVIQRLKQAGLVFLGKTNMDEFAMGSSTENSAFGPTHNPWDLARVPGGSSGGSAAALAALEAPLAIGTDTGGSIRQPAAFCGVTGLKPTYGRVSRYGLVAFASSLDQIGPMARDVRDCALLLQVLAGHDPLDSTSIAAAVPDYAAVLEDSVKDLRVGVPTEFFEYRGSRVSGEVEDAVRAAARVFEGLGAACDEVSTPHLQYVIPVYYIIAPAEASSNLARYDGVAYGHRTPRGAADVIELYEETREEGFGPEVKRRIMLGTYALSAGYYDAYYLKASQVRTLIRRDFEKAFENHDLLVAPVTPSLPFRLGEKTDDPVQMYISDVCTIAANMAGLPAISIPAGYADGLPIGLQIIGKPLDEATVLRAAYAFQQAADFHRLAPLDAPGRDGVRAVVAWERRGQR, encoded by the coding sequence CTGCTGCTGACCGCCGCCGAAGCCGGGCGCTTGATCGCCGCCCGCGAGTTATCATCGGTTGAACTCACCCGCGCGTGCCTCGAGCGCATGCGAACGGTCGAAGGCGATGTGCACGCGTTCGTGCGGGTCACGGACGACCTCGCGCTGAGCCAGGCCGCGGAGATCGACCGCCGCATGGCCGCCGGGGAGAACCTGGGGCCGCTGGCCGGCGTGCCGATCGCCCTCAAAGACATACTGTGCACGCGCGGCGTGCCGACCACCTGCTGCTCGCGCATCCTCGAGAACTACGTGCCGCCGTACGACGCGACGGTGATCCAGCGCCTCAAGCAGGCCGGCCTCGTCTTTCTGGGCAAGACCAATATGGACGAGTTCGCGATGGGCTCGTCAACCGAGAACAGCGCATTCGGGCCGACGCACAACCCGTGGGATCTGGCGCGCGTTCCCGGCGGCTCCAGCGGCGGCTCGGCGGCAGCGCTTGCGGCGCTCGAGGCGCCGCTGGCAATCGGCACCGACACCGGCGGCTCGATCCGCCAGCCGGCGGCGTTCTGCGGCGTGACCGGGCTCAAGCCGACGTACGGTCGGGTGTCGCGGTACGGCCTCGTGGCGTTCGCCTCCAGCCTCGATCAGATCGGGCCGATGGCGCGCGATGTGCGGGACTGCGCGCTGCTGCTCCAGGTGCTGGCCGGCCACGATCCGTTGGATTCGACCTCCATTGCGGCTGCTGTGCCGGACTACGCTGCGGTTCTCGAAGACAGCGTGAAGGACCTGCGCGTCGGCGTGCCCACGGAGTTCTTCGAGTATCGCGGCAGCCGCGTGTCTGGCGAGGTGGAGGACGCCGTGCGCGCGGCGGCGCGCGTATTCGAGGGCCTCGGGGCGGCGTGCGACGAGGTCTCGACCCCGCATCTCCAGTACGTCATACCGGTGTACTACATCATCGCGCCCGCGGAGGCGAGTTCCAACCTGGCGCGATACGACGGCGTGGCATACGGTCACCGCACGCCGCGAGGCGCCGCAGATGTCATCGAGTTATATGAGGAAACGCGCGAGGAGGGGTTCGGGCCCGAGGTCAAGCGCCGCATCATGCTGGGCACCTATGCGCTGAGCGCGGGCTACTATGACGCGTATTACCTCAAGGCGTCCCAGGTGCGCACGCTGATTCGCCGCGACTTCGAGAAGGCGTTCGAGAATCACGATCTGCTCGTGGCGCCGGTGACGCCGAGCCTGCCGTTCCGCCTCGGCGAGAAAACCGACGACCCGGTGCAGATGTATATCTCCGACGTGTGCACGATCGCCGCCAACATGGCTGGCTTGCCCGCAATTTCGATACCTGCGGGTTATGCGGACGGCCTGCCCATCGGCCTGCAGATCATCGGCAAGCCGCTCGATGAAGCGACGGTGCTGCGCGCGGCGTACGCTTTCCAGCAGGCCGCGGACTTCCACCGTCTGGCACCGCTCGACGCGCCAGGCCGTGATGGTGTACGCGCGGTGGTCGCATGGGAGCGGCGCGGGCAGCGCTGA
- a CDS encoding orotidine 5'-phosphate decarboxylase, whose protein sequence is MPDRERVILQVALDFVDLDRALKCAAEAVAGGADWLEAGTPLIKSEGLDAVRALREKFPDRTIVADMKIMDAGRTELEAAAKAGADIVDVLGAAADSTIAECIEAARNYGNKVVVDLISCGSPVERARQIEQLGADYIACHTAIDVQMQGVHAFDVLEQVCKAVNIPVAAAGGIHSENATEAVAAGARVVIVGGAITKSAEAKAATEAIRQAIDTGAKVATDLYKRATMENIREVLSKVSTANLSDALHRGGVLPGIYPITPGARMCGPALTVRSAPGDWAKPVEAIDEAQQGDVIVIDAGGVGPALWGELATYSALNKQVAGLVIDGAIRDTPEIRRVGFPAFARLIMPNAGEPRGFGEIGVPIKAAGVVVRPGDWVVGDDDGVCVVPREKAAEYANRAQGVLEQENRIRKEIQEGSTLSSVTHLMRWEKAG, encoded by the coding sequence ATGCCTGACAGGGAACGGGTGATTCTGCAAGTCGCCCTGGATTTCGTTGACCTCGACCGCGCGCTGAAGTGCGCGGCGGAGGCGGTTGCGGGCGGCGCGGACTGGTTGGAGGCGGGAACGCCACTGATCAAGAGCGAGGGCCTCGACGCGGTCCGCGCGCTGCGGGAGAAGTTCCCGGATCGTACGATTGTAGCGGACATGAAGATCATGGACGCCGGGCGGACGGAACTCGAGGCGGCGGCGAAGGCGGGGGCGGACATCGTGGACGTCCTGGGTGCCGCCGCCGATTCGACCATCGCCGAGTGCATCGAGGCGGCCCGCAACTATGGCAACAAGGTCGTCGTTGACCTGATCAGCTGCGGCAGCCCGGTCGAGCGCGCGCGGCAGATCGAACAGCTCGGCGCGGACTATATCGCGTGTCACACCGCGATTGACGTGCAGATGCAGGGGGTACATGCCTTCGACGTGCTGGAGCAGGTGTGCAAGGCGGTCAACATCCCGGTGGCTGCCGCGGGAGGCATACACTCCGAGAACGCGACCGAAGCGGTCGCTGCCGGCGCGCGCGTCGTCATTGTCGGCGGGGCGATCACGAAGTCGGCGGAAGCGAAGGCCGCGACCGAGGCCATCCGCCAGGCGATCGACACCGGCGCGAAGGTCGCGACCGACCTCTACAAACGCGCGACCATGGAGAACATTCGGGAGGTGCTGTCGAAGGTCTCGACGGCCAATCTCTCCGATGCTCTGCATCGCGGCGGCGTGTTGCCGGGAATCTACCCGATCACCCCGGGCGCGCGGATGTGCGGGCCTGCGCTGACGGTGCGCAGCGCGCCGGGTGATTGGGCTAAGCCCGTGGAGGCGATTGACGAGGCGCAGCAGGGAGACGTCATCGTCATTGACGCGGGTGGCGTCGGGCCGGCCCTGTGGGGTGAGCTGGCGACGTACAGCGCATTGAACAAGCAGGTGGCCGGGCTGGTGATTGACGGGGCGATCCGCGACACGCCGGAGATTCGGAGGGTTGGTTTCCCGGCCTTCGCGCGGCTGATCATGCCCAACGCCGGAGAGCCGCGCGGTTTCGGGGAGATCGGGGTGCCGATCAAGGCCGCCGGTGTGGTCGTGCGGCCGGGGGACTGGGTAGTCGGGGATGACGACGGTGTCTGCGTCGTGCCCCGCGAGAAGGCCGCCGAGTATGCCAACCGCGCCCAAGGCGTGCTGGAGCAGGAGAACCGCATCCGCAAGGAGATCCAGGAGGGCAGCACGCTGAGCTCGGTAACGCACCTCATGCGGTGGGAGAAGGCGGGGTAG